The Coffea arabica cultivar ET-39 chromosome 3c, Coffea Arabica ET-39 HiFi, whole genome shotgun sequence genome contains a region encoding:
- the LOC113735074 gene encoding trans-resveratrol di-O-methyltransferase-like, with product MDLARNIGDHTDELFQAQAHIWNHIFNFINSMSLKCAIQLDMPDVIHKHGQPMTLDQLIDALPIKNEKAPFVYRLMQILIHSGFFIEAKIPGNENDNQKGYLLTSASELLLKSNPFSVTPFLLAMLDPTLTDPWHHLSQWFQSSDESPFYTCHGRSLYDFASHESQLNQFFNEAMASDARMVSSVVTKDCKHVFEGLNSLVDIGGGTGTFAKAIADAFPHLKCTVLDLPHVVDGLESSKNLAYVGGNMFEAIPPADAVLMKWILIDWSDDECVQILKKCKEAIPSKEKGGKVIIVDTFCKSQQKGDDDHEAIETQLFYDMGAMVLVKGRQRNEKDWAKLFSEAGFCDYKITAVLGLRSIIEVYY from the exons atggaTTTGGCTAGAAATATTGGTGATCATACTGATGAGCTTTTTCAAGCACAAGCTCACATATGGAACCATATATTCAACTTCATAAATTCTATGTCCCTCAAATGTGCAATTCAATTAGACATGCCAGATGTTATTCACAAGCATGGCCAGCCGATGACCCTCGATCAATTGATCGATGCTCTTCCCATCAAGAATGAAAAAGCCCCATTCGTTTATCGTCTCATGCAGATTTTGATCCACTCAGGCTTCTTCATTGAAGCAAAGATTCCTGGAAATGAGAATGATAATCAAAAGGGTTATCTGCTCACTTCTGCTTCTGAACTTCTTTTAAAGAGCAACCCCTTTAGCGTGACGCCATTTTTACTGGCCATGCTCGATCCCACCTTGACTGATCCATGGCACCATCTCAGCCAGTGGTTTCAGAGCAGCGATGAAAGCCCATTTTATACTTGCCATGGGAGGTCACTTTATGATTTTGCGAGCCATGAGTCTCAGCTTAATCAATTCTTTAACGAAGCAATGGCTAGTGATGCCCGGATGGTTAGTAGCGTGGTGACCAAAGATTGTAAGCACGTTTTTGAGGGTTTGAATTCATTGGTAGATATTGGAGGTGGAACTGGAACCTTTGCTAAGGCAATTGCTGATGCTTTCCCTCACCTGAAATGCACTGTGCTTGATCTTCCTCATGTTGTTGATGGCTTGGAGAGTAGTAAGAACTTGGCCTATGTTGGAGGTAACATGTTTGAAGCCATTCCTCCTGCAGATGCTGTTTTAATGAAG TGGATATTGATTGATTGGAGCGATGATGAGTGTGTACAAATACTAAAAAAATGTAAAGAAGCAATTCCTAGCAAGGAGAAAGGAGGCAAAGTGATAATTGTTGACACGTTCTGCAAAAGCCAGCAGAAAGGGGATGATGATCATGAGGCGATTGAGACCCAACTGTTCTATGATATGGGGGCGATGGTTCTAGTCAAAGGAAGGCAAAGAAATGAGAAAGATTGGGCGAAACTTTTCTCTGAGGCAGGCTTCTGTGACTATAAGATAACTGCAGTATTGGGCTTGAGATCTATCATTGAggtttattattaa
- the LOC140037990 gene encoding uncharacterized protein, which produces MEDLTGYSVEPKHSREAKHMSRRRCKQNSVKSCGEDQNASIRKQNKIRKQRKRVVKGIEALSSISLEANRLPEQQNCKSANFCCSDGEVVLEENKMPDILIELFTGETEEAICFRTYYPLLFLFGETGWQPGIQRSSTAFKNFENSKENVSMREYYAYRFQMREKNKPSILNTTRAFQQYVVDMYVKIESQRLDFFRHRQQQIRTEQLQGVMDSVVEDQCRGSKVGQQVILPASFIGGPCDMKRRYVDAMALVQKFGKPDIFLTMTCNPSWPEIKENLLPTDESQNRVDLSARVFHAKLEILKEELFKKEVLGKVAAYTYVVEFQKCGLPHAHFLIILHPMSKLYSMESYDHIVSAEIPDKKEHPYLFKLVRKHMIHAFKNFENSKENVSMREYYAYRFQMREKNKPSILNTTRAFQQYVVDMYVKIESQRLDFFQHRQQQIRTEQLQGVMDSVVEDQCRGSKVGQQVILPASFIGGPRDMKRRYVDAMALVQKFGKPDIFLTMTCNPSWPEIKENLLPTDESQNRVDLFARVFHAKLEILKEELFKKEVLGKVAAYTYVVEFQKRGLPHAHFLIILHPMFKLYSTESYDHIVSAEIPDKKEHPHLFKMVRKHMMHGPCGDKNADNVCMQGPTSFDDLKTVDGVYVNTFREAAIMRGLFESNNPQEQCLEEATLYHMPYSFRRLFATLLVYFTPADPRSLW; this is translated from the exons ATGGAGGATCTAACAG GATATTCAGTTGAACCTAAACATTCAAGAGAAGCTAAACATATGTCAAGACGAAGGTGTAAACAGAATTCAG TTAAAAGCTGTGGGGAAGACCAAAATGCTTCGATTAGGAAACAAAACAAGATACGCAAACAACGTAAAAGGGTGGTGAAGGGAATTGAGGCATTATCTTCGATAAGCTTGGAAGCTAATAGATTACCAGAACAACAGAATTGCAAGTCTGCAAACTTTTGTTGCTCTGATGGAGAAGTAGTCTTAGAAGAGAATAAAATGCCAGACATATTAATAGAGCTATTTACTGGTGAAACTGAAGAAGCAATTTGTTTCAGAACCTAT TATCCACTTCTATTTCTCTTTGGCGAAACAGGGTGGCAACCTGGAATTCAGAGATCTAGCACTG CTTTCAAAAACTTTGAGAATTCAAAGGAGAATGTGTCCATGCGTGAATACTATGCATATAGGTTCCAGATGAGGGAGAAAAATAAACCAAGTATTCTTAATACTACCCGTGCATTTCAACAGTATGTAGTGGACATGTACGTAAAAATTGAGAGTCAAAGGCTTGATTTTTTCCGGCATAGGCAACAACAAATTAGGACTGAGCAATTACAGGGTGTCATGGATTCTGTAGTTGAGGACCAATGTAGAGGTTCAAAAGTAGGGCAACAAGTAATTTTGCCAGCATCTTTTATAGGAGGTCCTTGTGATATGAAAAGAAGGTATGTTGATGCTATGGCCTTAGTTCAAAAATTCGGAAAACCTGACATTTTTTTAACAATGACTTGTAACCCATCATGGCCAGAAATCAAAGAAAACTTACTGCCCACTGATGAGTCTCAAAACCGTGTTGATCTTTCTGCTAGAGTTTTTCATGCcaaattagaaattttaaaagaagAGTTGTTCAAAAAAGAGGTATTGGGTAAAGTAGCTGCTTACACCTATGTTGTTGAATTCCAAAAATGTGGGTTGCCGCATGCACATTTCCTAATAATTTTACACCCAATGTCTAAATTATATTCAATGGAATCCTATGATCACATAGTTTCTGCTGAGATTCCTGACAAAAAAGAGCATCCATACTTGTTTAAATTGGTTCGCAAACACATGATACATG CTTTCAAAAACTTTGAGAATTCAAAGGAGAATGTGTCCATGCGTGAATACTATGCATATAGGTTCCAGATGAGGGAGAAAAATAAACCAAGTATTCTTAATACTACCCGTGCATTTCAACAGTATGTAGTGGACATGTACGTAAAAATTGAGAGTCAAAGGCTTGATTTTTTCCAGCATAGGCAACAACAAATTAGGACTGAGCAATTACAGGGTGTCATGGATTCTGTAGTTGAGGACCAATGTAGAGGTTCAAAAGTAGGGCAACAAGTAATTTTGCCAGCATCTTTTATAGGAGGTCCTCGTGATATGAAAAGAAGGTATGTTGATGCTATGGCCTTAGTTCAAAAATTCGGAAAACCTGACATTTTTTTAACAATGACTTGTAACCCATCATGGCCAGAAATCAAAGAAAACTTACTGCCCACTGATGAGTCTCAAAACCGTGTTGATCTTTTTGCTAGAGTTTTTCATGCcaaattagaaattttaaaagaagAGTTGTTCAAAAAAGAGGTATTGGGTAAAGTAGCTGCTTACACCTATGTTGTTGAATTCCAAAAACGTGGGTTGCCGCATGCACATTTCTTAATAATTTTACACCCAATGTTTAAATTATATTCAACGGAATCCTATGATCACATAGTTTCTGCTGAGATTCCTGACAAAAAAGAGCATCCACACTTGTTTAAAATGGTTCGCAAACACATGATGCATGGTCCTTGTGGCGACAAAAATGCAGATAATGTGTGTATGCAAG GGCCAACATCATTTGATGACCTGAAAACTGTCGATGGTGTTTATGTTAATACCTTTAGAGAAGCAGCAATAATGAGAGGATTATTTGAATCCAATAACCCTCAAGAGCAGTGCCTAGAAGAAGCAACTTTATACCACATGCCATATAGCTTTAGAAGACTATTTGCTACTCTATTAGTTTACTTCACTCCTGCTGATCCAAGAAGTTTATGGTAA